A single region of the Pyricularia oryzae 70-15 chromosome 4, whole genome shotgun sequence genome encodes:
- a CDS encoding zinc metalloprotease mde10: MRLLPSLVTTLLAISGYTDHASASSIRRNPLQTTNRLEDVHFSTAWQQVQWSSRFDATFRIKSGEVMKKIRLALEPNNDVISHETYIQTVDADGRPLYGQPIARDEYRIFRGTAFIARDTVAPDWRDAGWARIVVHSDGRTPLFEGVFSIDGDYHHVQTAANYLRTRLDQDPSVDDTKEPFMVVWRDSDLSEEADRDAELRKRGDEKKAVGCGVDFDHHLRVEAANETTNSEFVVRDLSEIESSSTSLFKRQSQNNGINTIGSTAGCPTTRRVALMGIATDCTYVKQFASVAEARANIMTQVASASALYEKSFNISLAVRNLTISESCAAAPFSTENRWNQDCNANLDVSDRLSAFSAFRGNLRNDRNAFWTLMSSCTSGSAVGIAWLGALCMPGTQTDSRGTTVAGANYVARTGNEWQVLAHEIGHTFGAEHDCISSTCSSTSGTGAQQCCPLSASQCDAQQRFIMNPSARSGITEFSRCTIGSVCSQLGVRPGSTRSLGRCLVDNTNVASVAPVCGNGVVESGEDCDSDNPCCDRSTCKFRSGASCDPATDTCCTSQCSIAPSGGVCRPSTLPCDPEEKCDGKSRTCPADVNNASDNGRCSDADNVGNAVGNFFSQNRNVAIGVGAGIGGLIVICLASCCLSSMRRRSAVRKQHRQMVAAQAAGAHGGYPRPNNGPMPPPPSYYAGSQPQMSGPWPQPPPRSLSARYA; the protein is encoded by the exons ATGAGGTTATTACCCTCCCTGGTGACCACACTGTTGGCAATCTCGGGATACACAGATCACGCATCAG CCTCATCAATAAGACGAAACCCTTTACAGACCACGAACCGCCTAGAAGATGTTCATTTCTCCACAGCATGGCAGCAGGTGCAGTGGTCGTCGCGGTTCGACGCCACGTTCAGGATCAAGTCGGGCGAGGTGATGAAGAAGATACGACTCGCGCTCGAACCCAATAACGATGTTATTTCGCACGAAACGTACATTCAGACGGTCGACGCCGATGGCCGACCGCTTTACGGCCAGCCAATTGCCCGCGACGAATATCGCATCTTTAGGGGCACCGCGTTTATTGCGAGGGACACAGTAGCACCCGACTGGAGGGATGCGGGATGGGCAAGAATTGTGGTGCACTCGGACGGTCGGACGCCCTTGTTCGAGGGCGTGTTCAGCATTGACGGCGATTATCATCACGTTCAGACAGCCGCTAACTACCTAAGGACGCGCCTTGACCAAGACCCGTCTGTGGATGACACCAAGGAGCCGTTCATGGTTGTGTGGAGGGATTCGGACCTGAGTGAAGAAGCGGACCGCGATGCCGAGTTGAGGAAGCGTGGCGACGAGAAGAAGGCAGTCGGTTGCGGTGTCGACTTTGATCACCACCTGCGCGTCGAGGCCGCCAATGAAACCACCAACTCGGAGTTTGTCGTCCGCGACTTGTCAGAGATAGAGTCCTCGTCGACGTCTTTGTTCAAGCGCCAGTCGCAGAACAATGGTATCAACACGATAGGATCCACCGCCGGTTGCCCGACCACACGTAGGGTGGCCCTGATGGGCATTGCGACCGACTGCACATATGTCAAGCAGTTTGCATCTGTGGCCGAGGCACGCGCCAACATCATGACGCAGGTCGCAAGCGCCTCGGCCCTTTACGAAAAGTCGTTCAACATCTCGCTGGCCGTCCGAAATTTGACCATCTCAGAGTCCTGCGCCGCCGCACCTTTCTCGACGGAGAATCGCTGGAACCAGGACTGCAACGCTAACCTCGATGTTTCCGATCGGTTGAGTGCCTTTTCCGCCTTCCGCGGCAACTTGCGCAACGACCGCAACGCATTCTGGACGCTCATGAGTTCCTGCACTTCGGGTTCTGCTGTTGGAATTGCTTGGCTGGGAGCGCTTTGCATGCCGGGCACTCAGACGGACAGCCGGGGAACCACAGTTGCTGGTGCCAACTATGTCGCTCGCACAGGCAACGAATGGCAGGTGCTGGCACACGAGATTGGCCACACATTCGGCGCCGAACACGACTGCATCAGCTCGACATGTAGCTCGACCAGCGGTACCGGGGCGCAGCAGTGCTGTCCTCTCAGCGCGAGCCAGTGCGACGCCCAGCAACGCTTCATCATGAACCCCTCAGCCCGCAGCGGCATCACCGAGTTCTCGCGCTGCACCATTGGCAGCGTCTGCAGTCAGCTTGGAGTCCGGCCCGGCAGCACCAGGTCGCTCGGCCGCTGCCTGGTGGACAACACCAACGTCGCCAGCGTTGCGCCCGTGTGCGGcaacggcgtcgtcgagTCGGGCGAGGACTGCGACTCGGACAATCCCTGCTGCGACCGTAGCACCTGCAAGTTCCGCTCCGGCGCCTCGTGTGATCCTGCCACCGACACGTGCTGCACATCCCAGTGCAGCATCGCCCCGTCGGGCGGGGTGTGCCGACCGTCGACGCTCCCCTGCGACCCCGAGGAGAAGTGTGACGGAAAGAGCCGCACGTGTCCGGCCGACGTCAACAATGCGTCAGACAATGGCCGCTGCTCGGACGCCGACAACGTCGGCAACGCCGTCGGCAACTTCTTCTCGCAGAACCGCAACGTCGCCATCGGCGTCGGCGCGGGCATCGGCGGCCTCATCGTCATCTGCCTTGCCAGCTGCTGCCTCAGCAGCATGCGCCGCCGGTCGGCCGTCCGCAAGCAGCACAGACAGATGGTGGCGGCGCAGGCGGCGGGCGCGCACGGCGGCTACCCGAGGCCCAACAACGGCcccatgccgccgccgcctagTTATTATGCCGGTTCGCAACCGCAAATGTCTGGTCCCTGGCCTCAACCTCCTCCGCGGAGCTTGAGCGCTAGATATGCATGA
- a CDS encoding FAD dependent oxidoreductase superfamily protein — protein MTSDVTSDLASSSFLTPTLSHVIKRLESASSPPTCNTSIISLDGFPMPNPTKSFWQDPPHRIANLRSTPDLPTDETFDYVIIGSGISGAATAHKLLTRDPSLSILMLEARAAASGASGRNGGHAKTGDYKKIKEWIELYGEDEALKVAKLEQDCVDDVRDFVLSHNVSSGWRDVETADLYYTHEEFDKAVETVEFQQALEERRPKDVPQGNPRRILRGQEARDHSQWPEILGAVTYTGHTQNPYMTVCAMLELGLAKGLNLQTHTMALQLTLVSGPDDANPSTWEVKTDRGTVKGSKVVLATNGFTPALHPGFRATQFLQPGRSQVSAVRPSADTSANPVFKRSYSYGDDPTGGGYYITARQPGDAGAGAVIYGGGQVFSPSGERNVTDDTVVNDKIAHFLRSAGRVSFGRENWGEATESLGDWTGITCYTSDGLPVVGPVPGEEGLFASVCMNGHGMAWAFRSAEALVEMMEEGKPPVWFPAPFDIKRAWKGKNLA, from the exons ATGACCTCCGACGTCACTTCCGATCTCG CCTCGAGCTCGTTCCTGACCCCAACCCTCTCCCACGTCATCAAACGTCTCGAGTCTGCCTCATCTCCCCCAACATGCAACACCTCCATCATCTCCCTCGATGGCTTCCCCATGCCCAACCCGACCAAGTCCTTCTGGCAGGACCCGCCCCACCGCATCGCCAACCTCCGCTCGACGCCAGACCTGCCCACGGACGAGACCTTTGACTACGTCATCATCGGCTCGGGCATCAGcggcgccgccaccgcccacAAGCTGCTGACCCGCGACCCGTCGCTGTCCATCCTGATGCTCGAGGCCCGCGCCGCCGCGTCGGGCGCGTCGGGGAGGAACGGCGGCCACGCCAAGACGGGCGACTACAAAAAGATCAAGGAGTGGATCGAGCTGTacggcgaggacgaggcgCTCAAAGTTGCCAAGCTGGAGCAGGACTGCGTAGATGACGTGCGGGATTTTGTGCTCTCCCACAACGTGTCGAGCGGGTGGCGGGACGTCGAGACGGCAGATCTGTACTACACCCACGAGGAGTTTGACAAGGCCGTCGAGACTGTAGAGTTTCAGCAGGCCTTGGAGGAACGCCGGCCCAAGGACGTGCCGCAGGGAAACCCGCGCAGGATCCTCCGGGGCCAAGAGGCGAGGGATCATTCGCAATGGCCCGAGATCCTCGGCGCCGTGACGTATACGGGCCACACCCAGAACCCCTACATGACGGTCTGCGCAATGctcgagctcggcctggccaaAGGCCTCAATCTACAAACACACACCATGGCCCTCCAGCTCACCCTAGTCTCAGGCCCGGACGACGCCAACCCCAGCACCTGGGAGGTCAAGACGGACCGCGGAACCGTCAAGGGCAGCAAGGTCGTGCTGGCTACCAACGGCTTCACCCCGGCCCTGCATCCGGGCTTCAGGGCGACGCAGTTCCTCCAGCCGGGCCGCAGCCAGGTGTCAGCCGTGCGCCCGTCGGCCGACACGTCCGCCAACCCCGTCTTCAAACGCAGCTACAGCTACGGCGACGACCCGACCGGCGGGGGCTACTACATCACGGCGCGCCAGCCCGGAGACGctggcgccggcgccgtcatCTACGGCGGCGGGCAGGTGTTTAGCCCGTCGGGGGAGCGCAACGTGACCGACGACACGGTCGTCAACGACAAGATTGCGCATTTCCTGCGCAGCGCCGGGCGCGTGAGCTTTGGGCGCGAGAACTGGGGGGAGGCGACAGAGTCTCTGGGCGACTGGACCGGCATCACCTGCTATACATCGGACGGTCTGCCGGTCGTGGGCCCTGTCCCTGGCGAGGAGGGGCTGTTTGCGTCGGTGTGCATGAATGGTCACGGCATGGCGTGGGCCTTTCGGAGCGCCGAGGCACTGGTCGAGATGATGGAAGAGGGAAAGCCGCCAGTCTGGTTCCCTGCACCGTTTGACATTAAAAGGGCTTGGAAGGGGAAGAATCTGGCTTAG